The following proteins are co-located in the Bradyrhizobium sp. AZCC 2176 genome:
- a CDS encoding type I secretion system permease/ATPase, with the protein MPTGTLTALDDSVASGRRIDDVRQALIALWPHFLWAGLFSSAINLLYLSSPLYLMQVYNRVLLNENVSTLVLLTLILAIALLTMAALDAVRSCILIRCGIRLDMELSARVFEALVVRSAQRGASRGAQQLRNLDQFRTFVTGPGLYFAFDLPWIPIYLLLLFFIHPLLGIVATIGAILLLGLAGLNEVMTRDPMKQAEAAGNQSYVFTENILRHADVIRAMGMQPAVERNWQSQRSSMLVQQAEASDKNAVMTSSIRFFRLLLQSLMLGTGAWLAIDHAITPATIFAASIVMGRALVPVEQAVGTWKQFIGAREAYAEVRELLGDIDLTPPHTIVPRARNTIEVRELRCLLPARKEPVIKDLTFELGGGQALGIVGPSGSGKSTLARLLVGAIAPADGRLRFGGLDYSHWDPLEFGRHVGYLPQDVGLFAGTVRENIARFGDASTEEIIDAAKRAGIHEMVLDLPKQYDTRLGPGGVGLSGGQRQRLALARALLGRPPLLVLDEPNANLDAPGEEALKIALLQAKSEGATVIVITHRTTILDIVDVMMVLRGGVLDMLGPPGEVYHALQQAAAGRAS; encoded by the coding sequence ATGCCTACGGGCACGCTGACCGCTCTTGATGATTCTGTCGCCTCCGGGCGCCGGATCGATGACGTTCGCCAGGCGCTGATCGCGCTGTGGCCGCACTTCCTCTGGGCCGGGCTGTTCTCCAGCGCCATCAACTTGCTCTATCTGAGTTCGCCGCTCTATCTGATGCAGGTCTACAACCGTGTCCTGCTCAACGAAAACGTTTCCACGCTCGTCCTTCTCACTTTGATCCTCGCGATTGCGCTGCTCACCATGGCGGCGCTCGACGCGGTGCGCTCCTGCATCCTGATTCGCTGCGGCATCCGCCTCGACATGGAATTGTCGGCGCGCGTGTTCGAGGCGCTGGTGGTGCGCTCGGCGCAGCGCGGCGCCTCGCGCGGCGCGCAGCAATTGCGCAACCTCGACCAGTTTCGCACCTTCGTGACCGGTCCAGGCCTCTATTTCGCGTTCGACCTGCCATGGATACCGATCTACCTCCTGCTGCTGTTCTTCATCCACCCGCTGCTCGGCATCGTCGCGACCATCGGCGCCATCCTGCTGCTTGGCCTCGCCGGCCTCAACGAGGTGATGACCCGCGACCCGATGAAGCAAGCGGAGGCCGCCGGCAACCAGTCCTACGTGTTCACCGAAAATATCCTGCGCCACGCCGACGTCATCCGCGCGATGGGCATGCAGCCGGCGGTGGAGCGCAACTGGCAGAGCCAGCGCTCATCGATGCTGGTGCAGCAGGCCGAGGCCAGCGACAAGAACGCGGTGATGACCTCCTCGATCCGTTTCTTCCGGCTGCTGCTGCAATCGCTGATGCTCGGCACCGGCGCCTGGCTTGCCATCGACCATGCCATAACGCCGGCCACCATTTTCGCCGCCAGTATCGTGATGGGGCGGGCGCTGGTGCCGGTGGAACAGGCCGTCGGCACCTGGAAGCAGTTCATCGGCGCGCGCGAGGCCTATGCGGAAGTGCGCGAGCTGCTCGGCGACATCGACCTGACGCCGCCGCACACCATCGTGCCGCGGGCGCGCAACACCATCGAGGTGCGCGAGCTGCGCTGCCTGCTGCCGGCGCGCAAGGAGCCCGTCATCAAGGACCTGACGTTCGAGCTCGGCGGCGGCCAGGCGCTCGGCATCGTCGGCCCGAGCGGCTCCGGCAAAAGCACGCTGGCGCGGCTGCTGGTCGGCGCCATCGCGCCGGCCGACGGACGGTTGCGGTTCGGCGGGCTCGATTACAGCCATTGGGATCCGCTCGAATTCGGCCGCCATGTCGGCTATTTGCCGCAGGACGTCGGACTGTTCGCCGGCACCGTGCGCGAGAACATCGCGCGCTTCGGTGACGCCTCGACGGAGGAGATCATCGACGCCGCCAAGCGCGCCGGCATTCACGAGATGGTGCTCGACCTGCCGAAGCAATACGACACGCGGCTGGGTCCCGGCGGCGTCGGCCTGTCCGGCGGCCAGCGCCAGCGGCTGGCGCTGGCGCGCGCGCTGCTCGGCCGGCCGCCGCTGCTCGTGCTCGACGAGCCCAATGCCAACCTCGACGCGCCTGGCGAAGAGGCGCTCAAGATCGCGCTGCTGCAGGCCAAGAGCGAGGGCGCCACCGTCATCGTGATCACCCATCGCACCACCATTCTCGACATCGTCGATGTCATGATGGTGCTGCGGGGCGGCGTGCTCGACATGCTCGGGCCGCCGGG
- a CDS encoding NAD(P)/FAD-dependent oxidoreductase produces the protein MSEENADVAVLGAGIVGVSTAYAARERGMSVVLIDRREPGSETSYGNAGIISSGSIAPLNNPSLWKALPKYLTNRHAALRWNPRWAVQNAGWVARFLADSAASRFRPRAAALHGLIGASAKLHREWIVKAEAGHRIRETGWLKAWRGEAVAAAKQEQALLAEYGIASERLDRQAISALEPDIVPVYKVGLLHTQTASVDSPGAVVRAYARMFAAAGGDIRQADVNAIVPDGDRWRVVLADGEIFARHVVVALGPWSADMLRPLGYRVPLAFERGYHREFKPNPARPLRRPIYDIDGGFIMTPMEQGIRVTSGVELTGRDAPSSFAQLDQVVPLARGVAEFGDAVGETWRGSRPTLPDSLPMIGPAPRHAGLWLAFGNQHIGFTTGPATGAAIAAMIGGAPPPFDVTPFAPDRYI, from the coding sequence ATGTCGGAAGAAAATGCGGATGTCGCGGTGCTCGGTGCGGGCATCGTCGGCGTATCAACTGCCTATGCCGCGCGAGAGCGCGGGATGTCGGTCGTTCTTATCGATCGGCGCGAGCCGGGCAGCGAGACCTCGTATGGCAATGCCGGCATCATCAGCAGCGGCTCGATAGCGCCGCTCAACAATCCGTCGCTGTGGAAGGCGCTGCCGAAATACCTGACCAATCGCCACGCCGCCTTGCGCTGGAATCCTCGCTGGGCGGTTCAGAACGCAGGCTGGGTCGCGCGGTTCCTGGCCGATTCGGCTGCGTCGCGTTTCAGGCCGCGCGCGGCCGCGCTGCATGGGTTGATCGGCGCATCGGCAAAACTGCACCGGGAATGGATCGTGAAGGCGGAAGCCGGGCACCGCATTCGCGAGACCGGCTGGCTGAAAGCATGGCGCGGCGAAGCGGTTGCAGCGGCGAAACAGGAGCAGGCCTTGCTCGCCGAATATGGTATCGCCAGTGAGCGGCTCGACCGCCAGGCCATCTCCGCGCTCGAGCCTGATATCGTGCCCGTTTACAAAGTAGGCCTGCTGCACACACAGACCGCCTCGGTCGATTCGCCTGGCGCGGTGGTCAGGGCCTATGCGCGGATGTTCGCGGCTGCCGGCGGCGATATCAGGCAGGCGGACGTCAACGCGATTGTGCCGGACGGCGATCGCTGGCGCGTGGTGCTGGCCGATGGCGAGATTTTTGCGCGCCATGTCGTGGTCGCGCTGGGACCGTGGTCCGCTGACATGTTGCGGCCGCTCGGCTATCGCGTGCCGCTTGCCTTCGAACGCGGCTACCATCGTGAATTCAAGCCGAACCCGGCACGCCCGTTGCGGCGTCCGATCTATGACATTGACGGCGGATTCATCATGACGCCGATGGAGCAGGGCATCCGCGTCACCTCGGGCGTCGAACTGACCGGCCGCGATGCGCCTTCCTCGTTCGCCCAGCTCGATCAGGTCGTTCCGCTCGCGCGCGGGGTGGCCGAATTCGGCGATGCCGTCGGCGAAACCTGGCGAGGCTCGCGCCCGACGCTGCCCGACAGCCTGCCGATGATCGGTCCGGCGCCTCGGCATGCCGGCCTGTGGCTTGCTTTCGGTAACCAGCACATCGGCTTCACGACCGGTCCCGCGACCGGCGCCGCCATCGCCGCCATGATCGGCGGCGCGCCGCCGCCTTTCGACGTCACACCGTTCGCGCCGGATCGCTACATCTGA
- a CDS encoding CBS domain-containing protein, with product MQVQEIMTPTIRIADPNMTIRDAAKCMRADNVGALPVGENDRLIGMVTDRDIVVRAVAEARSPGNTTVREVMSEGICYCFGDDDAEAAAQIMATHQVRRLPVLNRNKRLVGVIALADLGRSEDEAAQGALKDISQPTAKERR from the coding sequence ATGCAGGTCCAGGAAATCATGACGCCAACGATACGCATCGCGGATCCCAATATGACCATTCGTGACGCCGCAAAGTGCATGAGGGCCGACAACGTTGGCGCCCTGCCGGTCGGCGAAAACGATCGTTTGATCGGTATGGTCACCGACCGGGATATCGTGGTGCGAGCGGTCGCCGAAGCGCGCTCGCCTGGCAATACGACGGTTCGAGAGGTGATGTCCGAAGGCATCTGCTACTGCTTCGGCGATGATGATGCCGAAGCCGCCGCGCAAATCATGGCCACCCATCAAGTGCGGCGCCTGCCTGTTCTCAACCGAAACAAGCGGCTCGTCGGGGTCATCGCGCTGGCCGACCTCGGCCGCTCGGAGGACGAAGCGGCGCAGGGCGCGCTGAAGGACATCTCGCAGCCGACTGCGAAGGAGCGCCGATAA